Part of the Dehalococcoidia bacterium genome, CGCGGCCTCCGAGAGGTGGCTGCGGCCTAGCAGAGGGCGGGTTCGAGGTCCTCGCAACTCGCACGAAAAGCCCGGAAGCGTCTGCTTCCGGGCTTTCTCATGGGCCGCAGTTCCACATGCGAGTGCGTGCGATGGCCGGAGAGTCATGAGCGGCGAGATCGACGTCGAGCGGGTGCAGGCGTCGCTGAGCGAACGCTGGCGTCTCGTTTACCGGCGCGAGGTCGATTCGACAATGACCGTCGCTCGTGCCCTGGCCAATGCGGGTGCGCCGGCCGGCACCGTCGTGCTTGCCGAGGAACAAACTGCGGGGCGCGGCCGTATGGGCCGCTCGTGGGTTTCTGTTGGCGGCGTCAACCTCTACTTCACGGCTATCCTACGCCCGTCGCTCACCGTGCTTCGGCAACTCGCGATGGTTGTGCCGCTGGCAGTGGCGGAGGGCGTCGAAGCGGTCTGCCCCGTGCGAACCGAGATCAAGTGGCCGAACGACGTGCAGATGGACGGTTTGAAGCTGAGCGGCGTGCTGATCGACGCCGAATTGCGCGGCGACGAGCCGGCGCTGGCGCTGGTCGGCGTCGGCATCAACGTCAACTTCGCGGCGGGGTCGGTGCCCGAACTGCGCGGCATCGCCACCAGCCTTAGCGAACGTCTGGGGCAGCCACTTGAGCGCGGCGAAGTGCTCCGCGCCGTGCTGATGCGCCTCGCGACGCTGCTGGATGAGAGCGAGCGTGGCGGCGCAGTGCGGGATCGCTGGCGAGCCCGACTGAACACCCTGGGACGGCGAATCACCGTGCGGGCGGGCGAGACGATCGAGACGGGCCTTGCTGTCGACGTCACGGACGACGGAGGGCTCGTGCTCGAGCGAGACGACGGCTCGCGTGCGGTCCTCGCGGCCGGGGAAGTCACGTTGCACACGTGAGGCGCACCCCGGCGTCGCGGCGCCACGCTGACGCTGCCGCGTTTGGTTGCCCGCGCAAAAACGCACTCGCTAGAATGAAGCTCGGCGCCGCCGTGACGCCAGAGAGGCCATGCGAGTCAACCCCAGATGAGTTCCACTGCCGAGTCCTTACTGTGCCGGGGGATGCGCGATCGGCTACCGGCGGAGATGGCGCGCTTCCGCCGGATCGAGTCCGCCTTCCGCGAAGTCTGCGCCGCCTGGGGCTACGGCGAGGTGCGCACGCCCACGCTCGAACACCTGCACCTCTTCACCAGCAGCGGCACGCTCTCGCCGCAGCTGCTGGGCCGCGTCTACTCGTTCCTTGACTGG contains:
- a CDS encoding biotin--[acetyl-CoA-carboxylase] ligase, which gives rise to MSGEIDVERVQASLSERWRLVYRREVDSTMTVARALANAGAPAGTVVLAEEQTAGRGRMGRSWVSVGGVNLYFTAILRPSLTVLRQLAMVVPLAVAEGVEAVCPVRTEIKWPNDVQMDGLKLSGVLIDAELRGDEPALALVGVGINVNFAAGSVPELRGIATSLSERLGQPLERGEVLRAVLMRLATLLDESERGGAVRDRWRARLNTLGRRITVRAGETIETGLAVDVTDDGGLVLERDDGSRAVLAAGEVTLHT